One Coffea arabica cultivar ET-39 chromosome 5e, Coffea Arabica ET-39 HiFi, whole genome shotgun sequence DNA segment encodes these proteins:
- the LOC113687402 gene encoding dirigent protein 2-like — protein sequence MAKSLAIASLQILSLFLLASLAQSRTSVTHLTVYEHEVRSGAGQSAFLVAGLRNVTWSFSQFGSVYVADNILTRSASIKSQLVGRLQGIGGVVSLDGTTIQVLASIHFTTGEYSGSTVELKGISSADVNQTAIVGGTNRFVYATGYTTVQPVTVAADLVVARWDLYIRQDIPEDFPDTAAL from the coding sequence ATGGCGAAGAGTTTAGCCATAGCATCCCTCCAAATTCTCAGCCTGTTTTTGCTAGCAAGCTTGGCACAGTCAAGGACGTCGGTCACACATTTGACGGTGTACGAACATGAAGTTCGAAGCGGAGCTGGTCAGTCTGCTTTCCTAGTTGCAGGTCTCCGCAACGTAACTTGGTCCTTTAGCCAATTTGGAAGTGTTTACGTCGCTGATAATATCTTGACACGAAGCGCTTCAATCAAATCCCAACTAGTTGGTCGTTTACAAGGCATTGGTGGAGTAGTATCCCTTGATGGCACCACCATACAGGTTCTCGCAAGTATTCACTTCACCACCGGAGAGTACAGTGGTAGCACTGTGGAATTAAAGGGAATTTCGTCTGCCGACGTCAATCAAACGGCAATTGTAGGAGGAACCAATCGATTTGTGTATGCAACAGGGTATACTACCGTCCAGCCGGTGACCGTAGCAGCAGATCTGGTTGTTGCAAGGTGGGACCTCTACATTAGACAGGATATACCGGAAGACTTCCCTGATACTGCTGCTCTTTAA